One window of the Flavobacteriales bacterium genome contains the following:
- a CDS encoding methyltransferase codes for MFRFKQFKINQTHSAMKIGTDGVLLGAWATHRNPKHILDIGTGTGLIALMLAQRFSHAKIAAVEIDKTAFCEAKENFKNSNFADRILIKHTDIQHYNTESMFDLIVSNPPFFEHSLPAGSTERTTARHETLSLQELLFYAKKLLNPNGNFCLIFPANRQKELIEKAENIGLFFEKIVHVRGRKTSEVKRILVCLGLTPSHTLTDELTIETARHEYTEEYIELTKDFYLKM; via the coding sequence ATTTTCAGATTTAAACAGTTTAAAATAAATCAAACACATTCTGCCATGAAAATTGGCACAGATGGAGTGCTTTTGGGGGCTTGGGCAACGCACAGAAATCCGAAACATATTTTAGACATTGGCACCGGCACCGGATTGATTGCGTTGATGTTGGCTCAGCGATTTTCGCATGCGAAAATCGCAGCAGTAGAAATTGATAAAACAGCTTTTTGTGAGGCAAAGGAAAATTTTAAAAACTCAAATTTTGCAGATAGAATATTAATTAAACACACAGATATTCAGCATTATAACACCGAGTCAATGTTCGACTTGATAGTGAGCAACCCCCCCTTTTTTGAACATAGTTTGCCTGCCGGAAGCACAGAAAGAACCACTGCTCGGCACGAAACGTTGAGTTTGCAAGAACTTCTTTTTTATGCCAAAAAACTTCTTAACCCAAACGGAAATTTTTGTTTGATTTTTCCGGCCAACCGCCAAAAAGAATTGATTGAAAAAGCCGAAAACATTGGTTTATTTTTCGAAAAAATTGTTCATGTAAGAGGCAGAAAAACCTCCGAAGTCAAACGAATATTGGTGTGTTTAGGATTGACCCCAAGCCACACTTTGACCGATGAGTTAACCATAGAAACTGCCCGACACGAATACACCGAAGAATACATTGAGTTAACCAAAGATTTTTATTTAAAAATGTGA
- a CDS encoding phospholipase → MTTHHFTTQKTARYFTLGNIETAAEIWIVLHGYAQLAIDFIQNFEDLLSPQTAIVAPEGMHRFYKKGFYGDVAASWMTREDRLSDISDNAMFLSNLYQTLIKPNQTVQIFGFSQGVATACRWLAMADITPKNIVLWSGTFPDDLELKKGNSVFSKSNVYLAYDENDPFRTDKSWQKQLDFFEENGITPIHFRFEGGHSIPKDVLKKFVETYINPSLSS, encoded by the coding sequence ATGACCACACACCACTTTACCACCCAAAAAACAGCACGATATTTTACGCTCGGCAATATTGAAACTGCCGCCGAAATTTGGATTGTTTTGCATGGATATGCCCAGTTGGCAATTGATTTTATTCAAAACTTTGAAGATTTATTGAGTCCACAAACGGCTATAGTAGCTCCAGAGGGTATGCATCGGTTTTATAAAAAAGGTTTTTATGGCGATGTGGCTGCGAGCTGGATGACACGGGAGGATAGATTAAGTGATATTTCGGACAACGCAATGTTTCTTTCCAACTTATACCAAACCCTCATAAAACCCAATCAAACCGTGCAAATTTTTGGGTTCTCGCAAGGTGTGGCCACCGCCTGTCGTTGGTTGGCTATGGCAGACATTACTCCAAAAAATATTGTTTTATGGTCGGGTACTTTTCCGGATGATTTGGAGCTAAAAAAAGGAAATTCTGTTTTTTCAAAATCAAATGTATATTTGGCTTATGACGAAAACGACCCTTTTAGAACAGACAAATCTTGGCAAAAACAATTGGATTTTTTTGAAGAAAATGGCATTACCCCTATTCATTTTAGGTTTGAAGGCGGACATTCTATTCCAAAAGATGTACTCAAAAAGTTTGTAGAAACCTATATCAATCCGTCTCTTTCAAGCTGA
- a CDS encoding flotillin family protein, producing METIAIAIVAAVLFVFILIFSLLRRYKRCPSDRILVVYGKVGKDGDKLNRTAKCIHGGAAFIWPVIQDYAFLDLTPLSIEVNLTNALSKQNIRVDVPSRFTIGISNEPGVMENAAERLLGLTKDSIHNLALDIIFGQLRLVVATMDIEEINNNRDKFLANVSSNVEAELKKVGLKLINVNLTDIRDESGYIEALGKEAAAKAINDAKKSVAEKNRDGSIGEAVALQEQRIKVSDANAMAVEGENLAKIKVANSDALRRQREAEAEKMAIATEKVQAAKALEEAYAAEKEAENARAQREKATQYANVVVPAQIDKEKIEISAEAQAEQIRRVAKGDSDAIFMKLEAEAKGNFEMLTKQAKGFEQLVSAAGKDPKDAVLLLIADKLHELVELQAKAISNIKIDKVTVWDSGKNEDGTNSTSNFLSGMYKSVPPLQDLLNMAGMQLPEYLKGKDLEEKTPKSASKKNPPKTE from the coding sequence ATGGAGACTATAGCAATAGCAATTGTAGCAGCTGTTTTATTTGTATTTATCCTCATTTTTTCTCTTCTGAGACGATATAAACGCTGCCCTTCTGACAGAATTTTGGTGGTATATGGAAAGGTGGGAAAAGATGGAGATAAACTAAACCGTACCGCAAAATGTATTCATGGTGGGGCAGCATTTATTTGGCCGGTAATACAGGATTATGCGTTTCTTGATTTGACCCCTTTATCCATCGAAGTAAACCTTACCAATGCATTGAGTAAGCAGAATATTCGGGTGGATGTACCTTCTCGGTTTACCATAGGTATATCAAACGAACCGGGGGTAATGGAAAATGCTGCCGAACGTTTGTTAGGATTGACAAAAGATAGCATTCACAACTTGGCTTTAGATATAATTTTTGGCCAATTGCGTTTGGTGGTTGCCACCATGGATATTGAAGAAATAAATAACAATAGGGATAAATTCTTGGCCAATGTCAGTTCAAATGTGGAGGCAGAGCTAAAAAAAGTTGGACTAAAATTGATAAACGTGAACCTAACCGACATTCGAGATGAGTCGGGGTATATTGAGGCGTTGGGTAAAGAAGCCGCGGCCAAAGCTATAAACGATGCAAAGAAAAGTGTAGCCGAAAAAAATAGAGATGGTTCTATCGGTGAAGCGGTTGCCCTGCAAGAGCAAAGAATAAAGGTGTCGGATGCAAATGCGATGGCTGTAGAAGGGGAGAACCTTGCAAAAATTAAAGTGGCCAACTCGGATGCATTGAGAAGACAGAGAGAAGCAGAAGCCGAGAAAATGGCCATTGCCACCGAAAAAGTGCAGGCGGCCAAAGCATTAGAGGAGGCGTATGCGGCTGAGAAGGAGGCCGAAAATGCCCGTGCACAAAGAGAAAAGGCAACCCAGTATGCCAATGTGGTGGTTCCTGCACAAATTGATAAAGAGAAAATTGAAATTTCGGCTGAGGCTCAAGCGGAGCAGATAAGGCGTGTGGCGAAAGGTGACTCTGATGCCATATTTATGAAGTTGGAAGCCGAAGCAAAGGGTAATTTTGAAATGCTTACAAAACAGGCAAAAGGATTTGAGCAACTTGTAAGTGCGGCAGGCAAAGATCCAAAAGATGCTGTTTTGCTGCTCATTGCCGACAAATTGCATGAATTGGTTGAGCTTCAGGCAAAAGCCATTAGCAATATTAAAATTGACAAGGTTACTGTATGGGATAGTGGCAAAAATGAAGATGGAACAAACTCTACGAGTAACTTTCTGTCGGGTATGTATAAATCTGTGCCACCACTTCAAGACTTGTTGAATATGGCCGGAATGCAGTTGCCTGAATATTTAAAAGGCAAAGATTTAGAGGAAAAAACTCCAAAATCAGCTTCTAAAAAGAATCCGCCGAAAACGGAATAG
- the murQ gene encoding N-acetylmuramic acid 6-phosphate etherase, with amino-acid sequence MQRTTETDSLYDNLEQMEIVDLIKSINELDQSVAVSVSKQIDSISKLAKAIFEKMTHGGRLFYIGSGTSGRLGVVDASECPPTFGVAHGRVIGIIAGGDSAIRKAVENAEDDRHQAWIDLKSHDITENDFVVGISASGTTPYVIGGLKMCTENHIKTGSIACNENSEMGKIADFAVDCPVGPEFVTGSTRMKSGTAQKMILNMLTTSVMIKLGHVKGNKMVDMQLTNAKLIDRGTRMIMQKSTLSYEQAKEALLKWGSVRKVLENLT; translated from the coding sequence ATGCAACGCACTACAGAAACCGATTCTTTATACGACAATCTTGAGCAAATGGAGATTGTGGATTTAATAAAATCCATCAACGAACTTGACCAATCTGTGGCCGTGAGCGTGTCAAAACAAATTGACTCCATTTCTAAATTAGCCAAAGCCATTTTTGAAAAAATGACGCACGGTGGCCGACTGTTTTACATAGGTTCGGGCACCAGTGGCAGGTTGGGCGTTGTTGATGCCAGTGAGTGTCCTCCCACTTTTGGGGTTGCCCATGGAAGAGTTATAGGCATTATCGCCGGAGGTGATTCGGCCATTAGGAAAGCAGTTGAAAATGCTGAAGACGACAGGCATCAGGCTTGGATTGATTTAAAATCTCACGACATTACTGAAAATGATTTTGTGGTGGGTATTAGTGCCAGCGGCACAACACCTTATGTTATTGGCGGACTAAAAATGTGTACCGAAAACCATATCAAAACAGGTTCTATAGCTTGCAATGAAAATAGCGAGATGGGCAAAATAGCCGACTTTGCCGTTGATTGTCCGGTAGGGCCTGAATTTGTTACGGGCAGCACACGAATGAAAAGCGGAACAGCCCAAAAAATGATTTTAAATATGCTCACCACCTCCGTAATGATTAAACTTGGGCATGTGAAAGGCAACAAAATGGTGGATATGCAGCTTACCAATGCCAAATTAATTGATCGAGGAACAAGAATGATTATGCAAAAAAGCACATTGAGTTATGAACAGGCTAAAGAAGCCCTATTGAAATGGGGAAGCGTGCGAAAAGTGCTGGAAAATTTAACTTAG
- a CDS encoding SDR family NAD(P)-dependent oxidoreductase: protein MTKTALITGATSGIGKATANLLAQNAFNLILTGRRKERLEEFKKELIEKYGIVVTTLCFDVRNNNEVVTNLQPLIETIDVLVNNAGLASGLDKLQDGDVEDWDKMIDTNVKGLLFVSRQIIPKMIAQGHGHIVNIGSIAGKEIYPNGNVYCGTKHMVDALNLSMRRELAEHGIKVSAVNPGAVETEFSLVRLHGDAEKAKKVYEGFENLVAEDIADAIYYIISRPERVNINDLVIMPKAQPAAGQIIRDKGY, encoded by the coding sequence ATGACAAAAACAGCTTTAATAACCGGAGCAACATCAGGCATTGGTAAGGCAACGGCCAATTTGTTGGCACAAAATGCCTTCAACCTAATTTTGACCGGAAGAAGAAAGGAACGATTAGAGGAGTTTAAAAAGGAATTAATTGAGAAATATGGTATAGTTGTGACAACCTTGTGTTTTGATGTTAGAAATAACAACGAGGTGGTAACGAATTTGCAACCTTTAATTGAAACCATAGATGTGCTGGTAAATAATGCCGGATTGGCCAGTGGGCTCGACAAATTGCAGGACGGCGATGTGGAGGATTGGGATAAAATGATAGATACAAATGTGAAAGGTTTGCTTTTTGTGAGTCGTCAAATCATACCAAAAATGATTGCACAAGGCCATGGACATATTGTAAATATTGGCTCTATTGCCGGAAAAGAAATTTACCCAAATGGCAATGTATATTGCGGCACAAAACACATGGTAGATGCCCTAAATTTGAGTATGCGTCGCGAACTGGCCGAGCATGGCATTAAGGTGTCAGCGGTAAACCCCGGAGCGGTGGAAACGGAGTTTTCCTTAGTGCGGCTGCATGGCGATGCAGAAAAGGCAAAAAAGGTTTATGAAGGCTTCGAAAATTTGGTAGCCGAAGATATTGCCGATGCCATCTACTACATCATTTCTCGGCCGGAACGGGTAAACATAAATGACTTGGTAATTATGCCTAAAGCACAACCGGCGGCAGGACAAATTATTAGAGATAAAGGATATTGA
- a CDS encoding polyribonucleotide nucleotidyltransferase — translation MNLQAIRKTIDFGDGRAITLETGRMARQADGSIVLSMGNTMILATVVSLKEAREGIDFLPLSVDYQEKFAAVGRVPGSFLRREGRLSDYEVLISRLVDRALRPLFPNDYHSETQVYIQLISNDENINPDCLVGLAASAAITITDIPFEGPISEVRVGRVDGKFIINPFRDEMEKSDIDLMVAGTAHDINMVEGEMNGISEKEMVEALKVAHDYIKKQCAAQLELCELLGGRPAPREYNHEDNDEELAAKVKADLYQKLYDVAVTPSDKNARSEAFATVFNSYTEELGEEFMAEKGHLVKKYFGKVKKAAVRNMVLETRQRLDGRKLDEVRPIWTEIGPLPSPHGSALFTRGETQSLTTVTLGSKLDEQLLDSPNLSGYNKFMLHYNFPAFSTGEARPNRGPGRREIGHGNLAMRGLKKMLPDDVGYTVRVVSDILESNGSSSMATVCAGSMALMDAGIKMKAGLSGVAMGMISDEDSGKYAILTDILGDEDHLGDMDFKVVGNENGIYACQMDMKVNGLSYDVLEEALMQAKEGRMHILKEMQKTISTAAEDLKPHAPRLVKFKVEKDKIGAIIGSGGKVIQDIQERTKTTVTIEEIDGFGWVEILSSNRDGLEQAKKIIDGICEEPEVGKVYEGVVKGIMEFGAFVEFLPGKQGLLHISEIKWERLETMDGVLEDGEEVKVKLLDVDKKTGKFKLSRKVLLEKPEGYVEPQRRENRDGDRGDRNDRNRGDRGDRRGGNGNNNRNGGRGGNFKGNNKGNHNRPRPAENDSVG, via the coding sequence ATGAATTTACAAGCAATTAGAAAAACAATTGATTTCGGCGATGGCCGAGCTATAACCTTAGAGACAGGAAGAATGGCCAGACAGGCCGATGGCTCAATTGTACTGAGCATGGGAAACACCATGATTTTGGCCACCGTGGTTTCTTTAAAAGAAGCCCGAGAAGGCATTGATTTTTTACCACTTTCTGTTGATTACCAAGAAAAATTTGCGGCAGTTGGCCGCGTACCAGGTTCTTTTTTACGAAGAGAGGGCCGATTGAGTGATTATGAGGTTTTAATCTCTCGTTTGGTTGACCGTGCTTTGCGACCATTATTCCCAAACGATTATCATTCTGAAACGCAGGTTTATATCCAACTTATCTCTAATGATGAGAATATAAATCCAGATTGTTTGGTTGGTTTGGCGGCATCAGCGGCCATTACCATTACCGACATTCCGTTTGAAGGCCCTATTTCTGAGGTGCGGGTGGGCAGAGTTGATGGAAAATTTATCATCAACCCATTTCGCGATGAAATGGAGAAAAGTGATATTGACCTAATGGTAGCCGGAACCGCCCACGACATAAACATGGTGGAAGGCGAAATGAACGGCATTTCAGAAAAAGAAATGGTAGAAGCCTTGAAAGTGGCTCACGACTACATCAAAAAACAATGTGCTGCACAGTTAGAATTGTGCGAACTATTGGGTGGCCGTCCTGCTCCAAGAGAATACAATCACGAGGACAACGATGAAGAATTGGCTGCCAAAGTAAAAGCCGATTTATATCAAAAATTGTATGATGTGGCTGTGACACCATCCGATAAAAATGCCCGCAGTGAAGCGTTTGCAACTGTATTTAACTCATACACCGAAGAACTTGGCGAAGAGTTTATGGCCGAAAAAGGTCATTTGGTAAAGAAATATTTCGGAAAAGTTAAAAAAGCTGCCGTTAGAAATATGGTGTTAGAAACCCGTCAGCGGTTGGATGGGCGAAAACTTGATGAAGTACGCCCAATCTGGACAGAAATTGGTCCATTACCATCACCTCATGGCTCAGCGTTGTTCACAAGAGGAGAAACGCAATCATTAACCACCGTGACTCTTGGTTCAAAACTTGACGAGCAATTGTTGGACAGTCCAAATCTATCGGGCTACAACAAATTTATGCTTCATTACAACTTCCCGGCATTTTCTACCGGAGAAGCAAGACCAAACAGAGGACCTGGCAGAAGAGAAATTGGTCATGGCAATTTGGCCATGAGAGGCTTAAAGAAAATGTTGCCAGACGATGTAGGCTATACAGTTCGTGTGGTTTCTGATATTTTAGAATCGAACGGATCAAGCTCTATGGCAACTGTTTGTGCAGGATCTATGGCCTTGATGGATGCCGGAATAAAAATGAAAGCAGGACTCAGCGGTGTGGCTATGGGAATGATTAGCGATGAGGATTCAGGAAAATATGCCATCCTAACAGACATCTTAGGAGATGAAGACCATCTTGGAGACATGGATTTTAAGGTGGTTGGAAACGAAAACGGTATCTATGCTTGTCAAATGGATATGAAAGTCAACGGACTTTCTTATGATGTTTTGGAAGAGGCTTTGATGCAAGCAAAAGAAGGTAGAATGCATATTCTGAAAGAAATGCAAAAAACCATTTCTACTGCCGCCGAAGATTTGAAGCCACATGCACCTCGATTGGTTAAATTTAAAGTAGAGAAAGACAAAATTGGGGCGATTATTGGTTCTGGAGGAAAGGTTATTCAAGATATTCAAGAAAGAACTAAAACAACTGTTACTATTGAAGAAATTGATGGTTTTGGTTGGGTTGAAATATTGTCGAGTAACAGAGACGGATTGGAGCAAGCCAAGAAAATTATTGATGGCATTTGCGAAGAACCAGAAGTTGGCAAAGTGTATGAGGGTGTTGTTAAAGGAATTATGGAGTTTGGTGCATTTGTTGAATTCCTTCCGGGAAAACAAGGTTTGCTGCATATTTCTGAAATAAAATGGGAGCGTCTTGAAACCATGGATGGTGTGCTTGAAGATGGCGAAGAAGTGAAAGTAAAACTTCTCGACGTTGACAAAAAAACCGGAAAATTCAAACTTTCAAGAAAGGTATTGCTTGAGAAACCCGAAGGATACGTTGAACCTCAAAGACGCGAAAACCGCGACGGCGACAGGGGAGACAGAAATGACAGAAACCGTGGTGACCGCGGCGACCGAAGAGGCGGCAACGGAAACAACAACCGAAACGGAGGAAGAGGTGGCAACTTTAAAGGAAATAATAAAGGAAACCACAACCGTCCGCGACCTGCGGAAAATGACTCAGTTGGATAG
- the rpsO gene encoding 30S ribosomal protein S15 has protein sequence MRLTAEIKKEMFTEHGGDNKNTGNSEAQVAMFTHRIKHLTEHLKVNKKDYSAEKSLIALVGKRRALLNYIAKKDIFRYREIVQKLGLRK, from the coding sequence ATGAGATTAACAGCAGAAATTAAAAAAGAAATGTTTACCGAGCACGGTGGAGATAATAAAAACACCGGAAATTCGGAAGCTCAAGTTGCGATGTTTACCCACCGCATTAAGCACCTAACCGAACACTTAAAGGTGAACAAAAAAGATTATTCAGCCGAAAAAAGTTTGATTGCTCTGGTTGGTAAAAGAAGAGCCTTGCTCAATTACATTGCCAAAAAAGACATTTTCCGTTACAGAGAAATTGTTCAAAAACTTGGTTTAAGAAAATAA
- the nadC gene encoding carboxylating nicotinate-nucleotide diphosphorylase, translating to MDFRSKEVLAFIHQAFDEDIKDGDHSSLAAIPQGTRGKAKLLFKDNGIVAGINLAQVIITELDPAASFQIFKKDGDEVKYGDLGFVVEANVHAILAGERLLLNCMQRLSGIATYTQRLVKLMGNSTSKLLDTRKTTPNLRFLEKWAVTVGGGYNHRIGLYDMIMLKDNHVDYAGGITKAVEQTRNYLKEKNLDLKVEVETRNLDEVKEALNCVGVDRIMLDNFTPAQIVDALKVINGKVETEASGGINETNLAEYAATNVDFISIGALTHSVKSLDISLKETD from the coding sequence ATGGATTTTCGAAGCAAAGAGGTTTTAGCATTTATTCATCAGGCATTTGATGAGGACATTAAAGACGGTGACCATTCATCGTTAGCGGCCATACCACAAGGTACGCGTGGCAAGGCCAAGCTTTTGTTTAAAGATAATGGCATTGTGGCCGGAATTAATTTGGCTCAGGTAATTATTACAGAGCTTGACCCCGCGGCCTCTTTCCAAATTTTTAAAAAAGATGGCGATGAGGTAAAATATGGCGACTTAGGGTTTGTGGTAGAGGCCAATGTTCACGCTATTTTGGCTGGTGAACGATTGTTGCTCAATTGTATGCAACGTCTTAGCGGCATTGCTACCTATACGCAACGTTTGGTGAAACTGATGGGCAATTCTACCTCCAAACTTTTGGATACTCGAAAAACAACACCCAACCTTCGATTTTTAGAAAAATGGGCGGTAACTGTTGGTGGAGGTTACAACCACCGCATTGGCTTGTATGATATGATTATGTTGAAAGATAATCATGTTGATTATGCGGGAGGCATAACCAAAGCCGTGGAGCAGACACGAAATTATTTGAAAGAAAAGAATCTTGACTTAAAAGTGGAGGTGGAAACTCGAAATTTAGACGAGGTAAAAGAAGCCTTAAACTGTGTAGGTGTTGACCGGATCATGTTGGATAATTTTACTCCGGCACAAATTGTGGATGCATTGAAAGTGATTAATGGTAAGGTAGAAACCGAAGCCAGTGGAGGAATAAACGAAACAAATTTGGCCGAATATGCCGCCACGAATGTTGATTTTATCAGTATTGGTGCATTGACCCACTCTGTAAAAAGTCTCGACATCAGCTTGAAAGAGACGGATTGA
- a CDS encoding ribonuclease Z: protein MEISLTILGNNSATPTKLRNPSGQYLHCGSDHFLIDCSEGIQQRMLKYAINFQKIGYIFISHLHGDHFLGLPGLLNTMSLNNRTKKLIIVSPIGLKSIHDTLSQISESHFPYEIEFIELIPEKEVTLQTTEFMVQMIPVSHRLPCFSFLFNQKKEERKLNIEACMRYQIPIQEYKNIKAGADFQVNKCLIVSNSELTLPPTPKASYGYITDTFYRPDLAEKFKGTTALYHEATYLHNFLDRAKATHHSTALEAGQFATKASVNQLIIGHFSARYDDLTELLDEAKTVFANTNLAIEGETFVFG from the coding sequence ATGGAAATTAGCCTTACCATTTTAGGTAATAATTCGGCAACGCCAACAAAATTGCGAAACCCCAGCGGGCAATATTTGCATTGTGGCAGCGACCATTTTTTGATTGATTGTAGCGAAGGTATTCAACAACGAATGTTGAAATATGCCATTAATTTTCAGAAAATTGGATACATTTTCATTTCACATCTGCACGGCGATCATTTTTTAGGATTGCCTGGTTTGCTCAACACCATGTCATTAAACAATAGAACCAAAAAATTGATTATTGTTTCGCCAATTGGCTTAAAAAGTATTCACGATACTTTATCCCAAATTTCAGAATCGCATTTTCCGTATGAAATAGAGTTTATTGAACTGATTCCTGAAAAAGAAGTTACCCTCCAAACCACGGAGTTCATGGTTCAAATGATTCCTGTTTCGCATCGTTTGCCGTGTTTTTCGTTTCTATTCAATCAAAAAAAAGAGGAAAGAAAGCTAAACATAGAAGCCTGCATGCGTTATCAAATTCCGATTCAGGAATATAAAAACATCAAAGCCGGAGCGGATTTTCAGGTCAATAAATGTCTGATTGTCTCCAACTCAGAACTCACACTTCCACCAACTCCAAAAGCAAGTTACGGATACATAACAGATACTTTTTATAGGCCTGATTTGGCTGAAAAATTTAAAGGTACAACGGCACTTTACCACGAAGCCACCTACTTGCATAATTTTTTAGACAGAGCAAAAGCCACCCACCACTCTACCGCTTTAGAGGCCGGCCAATTTGCCACAAAAGCATCTGTAAATCAACTAATTATCGGTCATTTCTCTGCCCGATACGATGATTTGACAGAGCTTTTGGATGAGGCCAAAACTGTATTTGCCAACACAAATTTGGCCATTGAAGGTGAAACGTTTGTGTTTGGTTGA